TAAACACTGACTTGCAACATGGCGGCCACCCTTAATAAGTCCGAATCTTAGGTTCAAAAGTCGGAACAGTCTTCGGCGAGAAGTTCACTGCACGCTTGGCAACGCGCTTCTCACCCGGGAAGTACAGGGTGTGGCACAGCCAGTTTTCGTCGTCACGATCTTCAAAGTCTTCACGGGCGTGAGCACCGCGGGACTCTTTACGTACTTCTGCAGCGATGGCGGTAGCTTCGGCCACTTCCAGCAGGTTCTGCAGCTCCAGCGCTTCGATACGCGCGGTGTTGAACGCCTGGCTCTTGTCGTTGATCTTGACGTTGGCGATACGGCCACGCAGATCAGCCAGTTGAGCAATACCCTTCTGCATGTATTCGCCAGTACGGAATACACCGAAGTAGTTCTGCATGCAGCTTTGCAGCTCGCGACGCAGGGTTGCCACGTCTTCACCATCGGTACGCTCGTTCAGAGCGGACAGACGCGACAGGGCCGCATTGATGTCGGCGTCGGTGGCGTCGTCGTATTCGATACCGTCGGTCAGCGCTTTTTCCAGGTGCAGACCGGCCGCACGACCGAAAACCACCAGGTCGAGCAACGAGTTGCCGCCCAGACGGTTGGCACCGTGAACCGATACGCAAGCCACTTCACCGACCGCGAACAGGCCAGGAATGATGGTGTCCTTGCCTTCGGCGTCCTGAGTGATCGCCTGGCCATGAATGTTGGTGGCAACGCCGCCCATCATATAGTGGCAAGTCGGAACAACCGGAACCGGAGCGACGACCGGGTCAACGTGCGCGAAAGTCTTGGACAGTTCGCAGATGCCTGGCAGACGGCTGTGCAGCACTTCCTCGCCCAGGTGGTCGAGCTTGAGCATTACGTGGTCGCCATTCGGACCGCAACCGTTGCCGGCGATGATTTCCTTAACCATCGAACGGGCAACCACGTCACGACCGGCAAGGTCTTTGGCGTTCGGAGCATAACGCTCCATGAAACGCTCGCCGTGCTTGTTGATCAGGTAACCACCTTCACCACGGCAACCTTCGGTTACCAGTACACCGGCGCCGGCGATGCCGGTCGGGTGGAACTGCCACATTTCGATGTCTTGTACCGGTACGCCGGCACGCAGCGCCATGCCAACGCCGTCACCGGTGTTGATCAGGGCGTTGGTGGTCGAAGCGTAGATACGACCTGCACCGCCGGTGGCCAGTACGGTGGCCTTGGCACGGATGTAGGTGGTTTCACCGGTTTCGATGCAGATCGCGATCACACCGACGAACTCGCCTTGACCGTTCTTTACCAGATCGACAGCGTAGTATTCGTTCAGGAACGTGGTGCCGGCTTTCAGGTTGCCCTGATAAAGGGTGTGCAGCAGCGCGTGACCGGTACGGTCGGACGCCGCGCAGGTACGTGCAGCCTGGCCGCCCTTGCCGTAGTCCTTGGACTGACCGCCGAACGGACGCTGGTAGATGCGACCGGTTTCGGTACGGGAGAACGGCAGGCCCATGTGGTCCAGTTCGAAAACTGCGGCCGGACCTTCCTGACACATGTATTCGATAGCGTCCTGGTCACCGATGTAGTCGGAACCCTTGACGGTATCGTACATGTGCCAGCGCCAGTCATCGTTCGGATCCGCAGATGCAATGGCGCAAGTGATGCCGCCCTGGGCCGATACGGTGTGCGAACGAGTCGGGA
The Pseudomonas sp. GR 6-02 genome window above contains:
- the sdhA gene encoding succinate dehydrogenase flavoprotein subunit; the encoded protein is MANIPTISFDAIIIGGGGAGMRAALQLAQGGHKTAVITKVFPTRSHTVSAQGGITCAIASADPNDDWRWHMYDTVKGSDYIGDQDAIEYMCQEGPAAVFELDHMGLPFSRTETGRIYQRPFGGQSKDYGKGGQAARTCAASDRTGHALLHTLYQGNLKAGTTFLNEYYAVDLVKNGQGEFVGVIAICIETGETTYIRAKATVLATGGAGRIYASTTNALINTGDGVGMALRAGVPVQDIEMWQFHPTGIAGAGVLVTEGCRGEGGYLINKHGERFMERYAPNAKDLAGRDVVARSMVKEIIAGNGCGPNGDHVMLKLDHLGEEVLHSRLPGICELSKTFAHVDPVVAPVPVVPTCHYMMGGVATNIHGQAITQDAEGKDTIIPGLFAVGEVACVSVHGANRLGGNSLLDLVVFGRAAGLHLEKALTDGIEYDDATDADINAALSRLSALNERTDGEDVATLRRELQSCMQNYFGVFRTGEYMQKGIAQLADLRGRIANVKINDKSQAFNTARIEALELQNLLEVAEATAIAAEVRKESRGAHAREDFEDRDDENWLCHTLYFPGEKRVAKRAVNFSPKTVPTFEPKIRTY